Below is a window of Solanum stenotomum isolate F172 chromosome 7, ASM1918654v1, whole genome shotgun sequence DNA.
NNNNNNNNNNNNNNNNNNNNNNNNNNNNNNNNNNNNNNNNNNNNNNNNNNNNNNNNNNNNNNNNNNNNNNNNNNNNNNNNNNNNNNNNNNNNNNNNNNNNNNNNNNNNNNNNNNNNNNNNNNNNNNNNNNNNNNNNNNNNNNNNNNNNNNNNNNNNNNNNNNNNNNNNNNNNNNNNNNNNNNNNNNNNNNNNNNNNNNNNNNNNNNNNNNNNNNNNNNNNNNNNNNNNNNNNNNNNNNNNNNNNNNNNNNNNNNNNNNNNNNNNNNNNNNNNNNNNNNNNNNNNNNNNNNNNNNNNNNNNNNNNNNNNNNNNNNNNNNNNNNNNNNNNNNNNNNNNNNNNNNNNNNNNNNNNNNNNNNNNNNNNNNNNNNNNNNNNNNNNNNNNNNNNNNNNNNNNNNNNNNNNNNNNNNNNNNNNNNNNNNNNNNNNNNNNNNNNNNNNNNNNNNNNNNNNNNNNNNNNNNNNNNNNNNNNNNNNNNNNNNNNNNNNNNNNNNNNNNNNNNNNNNNNNNNNNNNNNNNNNNNNNNNNNNNNNNNNNNNNNNNNNNNNNNNNNNNNNNNNNNNNNNNNNNNNNNNNNNNNNNNNNNNNNNNNNNNNNNNNNNNNNNNNNNNNNNNNNNNNNNNNNNNNNNNNNNNNNNNNNNNNNNNNNNNNNNNNNNNNNNNNNNNNNNNNNNNNNNNNNNNNNNNNNNNNNNNNNNNNNNNNNNNNNNNNNNNNNNNNNNNNNNNNNNNNNNNNNNNNNNNNNNNNNNNNNNNNNNNNNNNNNNNNNNNNNNNNNNNNNNNNNNNNNNNNNNNNNNNNNNNNNNNNNNNNNNNNNNNNNNNNNNNNNNNNNNNNNNNNNNNNNNNNNNNNNNNNNNNNNNNNNNNNNNNNNNNNNNNNNNNNNNNNNNNNNNNNNNNNNNNNNNNNNNNNNNNNNNNNNNNNNNNNNNNNNNNNNNNNNNNNNNNNNNNNNNNNNNNNNNNNNNNNNNNNNNNNNNNNNNNNNNNNNNNNNNNNNNNNNNNNNNNNNNNNNNNNNNNNNNNNNNNNNNNNNNNNNNNNNNNNNNNNNNNNNNNNNNNNNNNNNNNNNNNNNNNNNNNNNNNNNNNNNNNNNNNNNNNNNNNNNNNNNNNNNNNNNNNNNNNNNNNNNNNNNNNNNNNNNNNNNNNNNNNNNNNNNNNNNNNNNNNNNNNNNNNNNNNNNNNNNNNNNNNNNNNNNNNNNNNNNNNNNNNNNNNNNNNNNNNNNNNNNNNNNNNNNNNNNNNNNNNNNNNNNNNNNNNNNNNNNNNNNNNNNNNNNNNNNNNNNNNNNNNNNNNNNNNNNNNNNNNNNNNNNNNNNNNNNNNNNNNNNNNNNNNNNNNNNNNNNNNNNNNNNNNNNNNNNNNNNNNNNNNNNNNNNNNNNNNNNNNNNNNNNNNNNNNNNNNNNNNNNNNNNNNNNNNNNNNNNNNNNNNNNNNNNNNNNNNNNNNNNNNNNNNNNNNNNNNNNNNNNNNNNNNNNNNNNNNNNNNNNNNNNNNNNNNNNNNNNNNNNNNNNNNNNNNNNNNNNNNNNNNNNNNNNNNNNNNNNNNNNNNNNNNNNNNNNNNNNNNNNNNNNNNNNNNNNNNNNNNNNNNNNNNNNNNNNNNNNNNNNNNNNNNNNNNNNNNNNNNNNNNNNNNNNNNNNNNNNNNNNNNNNNNNNNNNNNNNNNNNNNNNNNNNNNNNNNNNNNNNNNNNNNNNNNNNNNNNNNNNNNNNNNNNNNNNNNNNNNNNNNNNNNNNNNNNNNNNNNNNNNNNNNNNNNNNNNNNNNNNNNNNNNNNNNNNNNNNNNNNNNNNNNNNNNNNNNNNNNNNNNNNNNNNNNNNNNNNNNNNNNNNNNNNNNNNNNNNNNNNNNNNNNNNNNNNNNNNNNNNNNNNNNNNNNNNNNNNNNNNNNNNNNNNNNNNNNNNNNNNNNNNNNNNNNNNNNNNNNNNNNNNNNNNNNNNNNNNNNNNNNNNNNNNNNNNNNNNNNNNNNNNNNNNNNNNNNNNNNNNNNNNCCCGCCCCGCCCCGCCCCGCCCGAAATACTCGTCCTCTTCACACGCTTTTTCTCATCTCCAGCCCTCCATAAACTCGCTTTCCTacattctctctctctctctgctAGGATTACAGTTTTCTCGCCTttgctttctctctcttcacATCCAAAATCATCAAATTTTCAAGAATTGGGTTTCTTTGAATCTCAATAATCCACtcaaacaacaaaaaacaaTTGAATTTGGGTTTGGGATTGCTGGAAGAAATCTATGAAAGAGTGATTTTCTCCTGCAAAATGTTGGGCCCTTTTACTGATTTCGCTCCTTTCTTTATACCCTTTTCAAAACCTATGTCTCATCGTTCTCTCATCGGTGGTAATCATACCTCTGCTCGTTTCTGTTCCCGGTAATCCATTCTTTTCAGAAAAcccctcttttctcctctccAATTTTGGGTACccattcttttttcttcttctatataCTTGCAAAAAATTCGTTGTAGAtattcatttttgaaaagtaaaagGAGCGATTTTGATGGATCATAGTACGGGAAAACCGGGATTTTTTAGGAATGTTTTGGTACGTTTATGCCTTTTTTGTGTTGTGATTGTCTGTTGTCGGTTTGCTTATGTGGTGACTCTCAAAGGGGAAACTTGTGACCTCGGCgatttttgtttcttctctATACCGGAAAATCTCAATGTTATTTCCGGCGTCGGACAGCTCGCTGGGTCTGTATCAGCGGTCATGACCACCGAGAATGCCGGAAAATCTGCTCCGGCGAAGCCCAAACTTCCCGATCTATGGGCGAACAAAGATTTCCAAAAGTCGGCCCAATTTTATTCTTCGGTGTTTGAGGATCTTGTTGCGGATGGTTTTTTGAATCCAAATTCGAAAACCCTTTGCGTTGAAACGCCGATGGGTGCTGATGTTTTTGCGTTGAGGGAAATTGGGGTTGCCGATTCCGTTGGGCTTTACAAGAAAGGTTCAAAGCCTTTGGTGATTACAGGTAAAGCTGTTAAGCAACCCTTTGAAGATGATACATTCGATTTCATATTTTCCGGTGCCGGAATGATAGATAAGTCACTTAAGCCGGGAGATTTTGCGGCGGAGATTTGCCGGACTCTAAAACCCGAAGGGTTTTTGGTTGTCCATACAGGTTCTAATGATACATACAGTTTCAATTCATTCCTTCATTTGTTTAATTGTTGTACATTGATTAAGTCTAGGAATATTGATGGTTTCGATTCGACTATTCGTGAGATTGTTATGAAAAAGGATGTATTTGTTGAAGAAAAAGTGAGTGATTCCAAGAACAATTGTCGTCATGTTCCCGATTATAAAATGAAACTGATTAAAAAAGCTGAGCCTTTGATTAAAGAGGAACCTAAGAAACCATGGATTACACTTAAGAAGAATGCACAGAGCATTAAGTACTTGTCGTCCATGGCGGATATTAGTTTTAAGCAGAGATATGTCTATGTTGATGTTGGTTCGAGGAGTTATGGTTCGAGCATTGTGAGTTGGTTCAAGAAACAGTATCCTAAGCAAAACAAGACCTTTGAGATATATGCTGTTGAGGCTGACAAGACTTTCCATGGGCAGTATAAGGAGAAGAAAGGGGTTACTTTGTTGCCATATGCAGCTTGGGTTAAGAACGAGACGTTGTCGTTTGAGATTAATCAAGATCCGGGTCATAAAGATGTGGCAAAAGGAAGAGGGATGGGAAGAATTCAACCTGTTGAATCTTCTAGTGAATCTGCAAGTGAGGTGGATGTAATCCAAGGTTTTGACTTTGCTGAATGGTTGATGAGCACGGTGTCGGAGAAGGATTATGTGGTGATGAAGATGGATGTTGAAGGGACTGAATTCGATTTGATCCCGAGATTGATTGAAACAGGGGCAATTTGCTTGATTGATGAAGTGTTTCTTGAATGCCATTACAATAGGTGGCAGAAATGCTGCCCTGGGGAGAGGTCTTCAAAGTATCCGAATACGTATAGCCAGTGTTTGGATCTCTTCACTTCTCTAAGAGAAAGTGGAGTTCTTGTTCATCAATGGTGGTAATCATCAATAATACAGTCTAGTTTCCCTAGCTCTTTAGTTCTTATATTTGTAGTTCTTACACAACAGGCCAAAAATTCTCTCCTTTACTTCAAATTTCCGTATGTATGTACTGTTTGCCCCATATAAAGAATTACGTTCAATGCGTTTGCTTCTACAACAACAATATTGCGATTAAATACTGCGGCTTGAAGTTAAGCTCATCCAAGGATATTCCTTTCTCTTTCAATTCAAACAAGTTGAGCTTTTAATGGATTATGATGTTAGAATTTTTGTGCTAACACTTTGTTCCCCTTACCTCTTCTCTACTCAATAGTCTTCATCTTCATGTTTGTTCTTGTTCGACAATTCGTTTTTTTACACACTTGTTTGAAGAAATAAGCTTTTGGTTGCTTCCCTCAATTGATTCCAGATTAGATAGTTGATTGAGAATGGAAAATGAATTTCCTGACTTGTTTGGTTGATATTATATTTGCCTAATTCCATTAACATTCGACTcattatacattatatatacacTGTTATAtaacattaaataaatatatgatcatTTTAGTGTATTATCCCTTTTCCCTATATAGTTACGTAAGAAATCCTTCTATTTCAACGTCATTAAAATTAGCTCATCTGAATGCTCTGACCAACTTAAATAACATGGAAAATTGATGAGTGTCATTGAAGGTTGCTATCATGAAAATATATAGGTAAAAGATGATATTATGACAATATATAGGTATATTGTGGTTGTATACTGAGGAATATCTCACTGAAGGACTGAACCAGTTCTCCATGATACCAATCATATCAGTATATAGATACACCATGATGGTATTATAGAGGATTGAAGAGTGCCTCGTTGAAATATGATACCATGccaatatatttttatcctGTGATGATATATTAAGGGATTTCTCATTAAATAACCAAACTATAGCTTagatatttattgatttgatcaattttaaCTCATTGTGGTTCATTTCACACCCCAATACGTTTTGATATGCTTATAAGGAATCAAACGAAACCCTTTCATTAATTAGAAACTCCTTGGAGATGAAATGAAAGTAGGAATATGCATCGATTGGtcaattttatgtattaatGTTATGATTGATTAAATATTAGTTTTTGAACCAGCTAAATCgataatcaaattaataaaatatttactatataAGACGGAGGTATATACTAGCATATATTTCTTTGGGAGTagcaatgaaatattttggaCGTTGTGTGAGGCAACTAGTTAGTAATTAGAACTAGGTGGATGTTGTACCTGGCAAAGAGATCATCATTAATTTTCGGTGTAATTATCAAAGTTTGGTGCACATGGAGTTGTATAATTATGTCAACGAGATAAAAAAAGGGATCAATTAAGGGGCTTTGGAGCCTAATTAACGGATCtccaaaattttctttaaagtgaatatgaaaaaataaaaataaagtaacatTACCCTTgtgtaattgaaaaatattaagaataaaatagacaTTAGCAAAATTGGAAGGTGCAAATGTGAAAATGAGGAGGTTGCTTTGACTACAGAATCATGTCTGTTTGTTGGAGCGAATTGGATGATCGGGCCGAGGGATACCTTCCTCTTCCTCTTACTCTCCTTTCCCTAATATGAACCTTGAGTCATTAAAGCCTTTCTGACTAGGCCTGGCCTGATTGCCCTACACGACTGGCTTgacttttatattttgttttttcaatctCTAGTCAAATTGTTGGCTTCACTATTATATGATGACCCATTATGTTATCATGAAACTTAGGTGTCACGTGGTATAGAGTTTTTCATGTGGATGCATACATGATAAGAATGTTAGCATTTGTGGGAAGATTCAAGAGTATGTAAAGTTTCTTGAAAAGACTTCAGAATATTTAGGAAGAATCATAAAAGGCCTTTTGAGAATATTTTAGTCAGATAGAGAATTCTAGAAAAAagatttatttgtaaatatgtaTGAACTTGTTTGACAATTGTTATTTATATATCAGCCTCTAAGTGATCGAGAGTAGTGTAAATAGAGGGACATCCATTTGTAAAATCATCaaacaaaaatcaattaaaGTTCTCAACGGCATTCTTCATATCAATGATCTCTTGTGTTCTCTCTATCATTCTCTTAGTGATTTCTATAGTCTTGGGTTGACTTGACATAGCAAGATCATGAGCAAGTTGTCAAGTATCACACGTGTGCTTAGTAAAAGACTTAGCCAATGTGGTAGGCAAGGTTGCAACTAAGAGAATGACAAACGACGGAAAAATTAACGTTGCTAACATTCAAGCTAACGTCACCCAGGATGCCGCTGACAAGAAGGACTATACCAAAAAGCAGTGGCGAATTTACAGCCAAAAAATAGGGCACCCGCACTCGTGGTCTCttcgtaaaattagatattttatatgtatattttttaagattttgtataatattatattcttgcacccgtactacaagaagtctaaatggtccacatggttaaatgttgagcttttgacCTTGAGGATTAAGGATCAATTCTCACTTCAATACATTTTACTTAGTGCACCCATGTTCGAAAAATCTTAGATTCGCCTTTGCCAAAAAGAGGAATGTTGCCACCAAGAATGAGAAGGTACCACTCAAGGTTGAGTCAAATGAAAGACTTACATTCCAAGAACCTTATACCACTCAGGTGAGCAAATATGATGTGGAGGTCTTGCCTGAGGACATCTTGTTTGGTAGAGTGGTTCACGAAGGTTAATGCAGGGATTGATGCAATTGAGATATTTAGCCAATGCTTTGGGAAAGTAGAAGGCGCACTAAGCTATCTTGTGGCA
It encodes the following:
- the LOC125870856 gene encoding uncharacterized protein LOC125870856 produces the protein MDHSTGKPGFFRNVLVRLCLFCVVIVCCRFAYVVTLKGETCDLGDFCFFSIPENLNVISGVGQLAGSVSAVMTTENAGKSAPAKPKLPDLWANKDFQKSAQFYSSVFEDLVADGFLNPNSKTLCVETPMGADVFALREIGVADSVGLYKKGSKPLVITGKAVKQPFEDDTFDFIFSGAGMIDKSLKPGDFAAEICRTLKPEGFLVVHTGSNDTYSFNSFLHLFNCCTLIKSRNIDGFDSTIREIVMKKDVFVEEKVSDSKNNCRHVPDYKMKLIKKAEPLIKEEPKKPWITLKKNAQSIKYLSSMADISFKQRYVYVDVGSRSYGSSIVSWFKKQYPKQNKTFEIYAVEADKTFHGQYKEKKGVTLLPYAAWVKNETLSFEINQDPGHKDVAKGRGMGRIQPVESSSESASEVDVIQGFDFAEWLMSTVSEKDYVVMKMDVEGTEFDLIPRLIETGAICLIDEVFLECHYNRWQKCCPGERSSKYPNTYSQCLDLFTSLRESGVLVHQWW